One window from the genome of Nicotiana sylvestris chromosome 9, ASM39365v2, whole genome shotgun sequence encodes:
- the LOC104211217 gene encoding alpha-N-acetylglucosaminidase: MVNLKFWFLLAILSVFLCKSSAVESDAIESVLRRLHSKEAPPIVQESAAKGVLQRLLPAHLHSFEFKIVSKDLCGGRSCFRITNYKVSSRNSPEILIQGTTAVEITSGLHWYLKYRCGAHISWDKTGGVQLASVPKPGSLPLVEADGVTIQRPVPWNYYQNVVTSSYSFVWWDWQRWEKEIDWMTLQGINLPLAFTGQEAIWQKVFLDYNITTQDLNDFFGGPAFLAWARMGNLHAWGGPLSQNWLNIQLALQKQILSRMRELGMTPVLPSFSGNVPAALKKIFPSANITRLGDWNTVNGDPRWCCTFLLAPSDPLFIEIGEAFIRKQIEEYGDITDIYNCDTFNENTPPTDDPTYISSLGSAVYKAMSKADNNAVWLMQGWLFYSDSKYWKSPQMEALLHSVPRGKMIVLDLFADVKPIWKSSSQFYGTPYIWCMLHNFGGNIEMYGVLDAVASGPIDARTSENSTMVGVGMCMEGIEHNPVVYELMSEMAFREDNFQLQGWLKSYSHRRYGKVNDQIQAAWDILYHTIYNCTDGIADHNKDYIVEFPDWDPSGKTGTDISGTDSSSQNRMQKLAGFQWNRRFLFFEKSSSLPKPHLWYSTEDVIKALQLFIDAGKELSGSLTYRYDLVDLSRQSLSKLANQVYLDAISAFRREDAKAVSQHSQKFLQLIKDIDRLLAADDNFLLGTWLESAQNLAMNSDEKKQYEWNARTQITMWFDNTKYNQSQLHDYANKFWSGLLEAYYLPRASIYFELLSKSLKEKVDFKLEEWRKEWIAYSNKWQESTELYPVKAQGDALAIATALFEKYFS, encoded by the exons ATGGTAAATCTGAAGTTTTGGTTTCTACTTGCAATTCTTTCTGTGTTTCTTTGTAAATCATCAGCAGTAGAATCAGATGCTATAGAGTCTGTGCTGAGGCGTTTGCATAGCAAAGAGGCACCACCAATAGTGCAAGAATCTGCAGCTAAGGGTGTTTTGCAGAGGCTACTTCCTGCCCATTTGCACAGCTTTGAATTTAAGATTGTTTCCAAG GATCTTTGTGGTGGAAGAAGCTGCTTTCGTATAACCAATTACAAGGTTTCAAGCAGAAATTCACCTGAGATATT GATTCAAGGAACTACAGCCGTTGAAATCACATCGGGGTTACACTGGTATTTAAAGTATAGGTGTGGTGCTCATATTTCATGGGACAAGACAGGGGGTGTTCAGTTAGCTTCAGTTCCCAAGCCAGGATCACTGCCTCTTGTAGAAGCAGATGGAGTGACGATCCAACGGCCAGTACCATGGAACTACTATCAAAATGTCGTCACATCCAGCT ATTCATTTGTTTGGTGGGATTGGCAAAGGTGGGAGAAAGAAATAGATTGGATGACACTTCAAGGAATCAACTTACCTTTAGCGTTTACGGGGCAAGAAGCTATCTGGCAAAAAGTTTTCTTG GATTATAATATTACTACTCAAGATCTAAATGATTTCTTTGGTGGACCTGCCTTCCTGGCTTGGGCTCGCATGGGAAACCTACATGC ATGGGGTGGACCTTTATCTCAAAACTGGTTAAATATTCAGTTAGCATTGCAGAAACAGATATTATCTCGGATGCGAGAGTTGGGCATGACCCCAG TGCTTCCATCATTCTCTGGAAATGTTCCAGCTGCATTAAAAAAGATATTCCCGTCTGCAAATATTACAAGACTTGGAGACTG GAACACTGTTAATGGTGACCCTCGATGGTGTTGTACTTTTCTCCTTGCCCCTTCCGATCCTTTATTTATTGAAATTGGAGAGGCATTTATCCGGAAACAGATTGAGG AATACGGAGACATCACCGATATTTACAACTG TGATACTTTCAATGAGAATACTCCACCTACTGATGATCCGACATATATTTCATCTCTCGGCTCTGCTGTGTACAAAGCAATGTCAAAAGCAGATAACAATGCGGTGTGGTTGATGCAA GGTTGGCTATTTTACTCTGATTCCAAATACTGGAAGTCACCGCAGATGGAG GCACTTCTACATTCTGTTCCACGCGGGAAGATGATAGTTCTTGATCTATTTGCTGATGTCAAACCAATATGGAAATCATCCTCTCAATTCTACGGCACTCCTTATATCTG GTGTATGCTGCACAACTTTGGAGGCAATATTGAAATGTATGGAGTGTTAGATGCAGTGGCTTCTGGTCCTATTGATGCCCGTACTAGTGAGAACTCAACAATG GTTGGTGTTGGTATGTGCATGGAAGGAATAGAACACAATCCGGTAGTCTATGAGCTGATGTCCGAAATGGCATTTAGAGAGGATAATTTTCAACTTCAG GGATGGTTGAAATCCTATTCTCACAGACGTTATGGTAAAGTGAACGATCAAATTCAAGCTGCTTGGGACATCCTTTATCATACAATTTACAACTGCACTGATGGAATAGCT GATCACAACAAAGACTACATTGTGGAATTCCCTGACTGGGACCCCTCAGGGAAGACGGGAACTGATATCTCGGGGACTGATAGTTCCAGTCAGAATCGGATGCAAAAACTTGCAGGGTTCCAGTGGAACAGACGGTTCCTTTTCTTTGAAAAGAGCTCCAGTCTACCAAAGCCTCACCTATGGTATTCTACAGAGGATGTCATCAAGGCATTACAGCTATTCATTGATGCAGGAAAAGAACTTTCTGGAAGCCTCACGTATAG ATATGATTTGGTGGATTTAAGCAGACAGTCACTTTCCAAGCTTGCAAACCAGGTCTACTTGGATGCAATATCTGCTTTCCGCCGGGAGGATGCTAAAGCAGTGAGTCAGCATAGTCAGAAATTCCTTCAACTCATCAAGGACATTGACAGGCTTCTAGCAGCTGATGACAATTTTCTACTTGGAACGTGGCTGGAGAGTGCCCAAAATTTGGCTATGAATTCTGATGAGAAGAAGCAG tacgAGTGGAATGCTAGGACACAAATAACTATGTGGTTCGACAACACGAAGTACAATCAGAGTCAACTTCATGATTATG CAAACAAGTTTTGGAGTGGCTTATTGGAAGCATACTATCTTCCACGAGCATCAATATATTTCGAGCTCCTTTCTAAAAGCTTGAAAGAAAAAGTGGACTTCAAGTTGGAGGAATGGAGAAAAGAGTGGATAGCATATTCAAATAAGTGGCAAGAAAGTACGGAGCTGTACCCTGTGAAGGCACAAGGAGACGCCCTTGCTATTGCCACTGCCCTATTTGAGAAATATTTCAGTTGA
- the LOC104211225 gene encoding probable glycosyltransferase STELLO1, translating into MMVNQDHSSPKPSKPHFLKHKAAHYSETKNLDFSTWVSENSVKLTVISLLTLSVAALFYFRTSSVPSSLLCFQNSHQSQIKKPELPKLDLDSVKPILDKSSPFSSFRSEQWIVVSVSNYPSSSLQSLVRLKGWQVLAIGNSRTPKDWSLKGAIFFSLEQQASLGFRVVDFLPYDSYVRKSVGYLFAIQHGAKRIFDADDRGEVIGGDLGKHFDLELDGATAKKQRILQYSLEIENKTVVNPYIHFGQRSVWPRGLPLESVGFVNHEEFYTEVSGGRQYIQHGISNGLPDVDSVFYSTRKTGSEAFDIIFDEHAPKVALPQGLMVPINSFNTLFHYNAFWSLMLPVSVSTMASDVLRGYWAQRLLWEIGSFVVMYPPTLHRDDNIEAYPFSDEKDLHVNVGRLIRFLVSWKSEKQRLFEKILELSHSMALEGFWSENDVKLTAAWLQDLAAVGYQQPRLMAVQLDLQKAAVKHGDKKEFVPRKLPSVHLGAEESGTVNYEIGNLIRWRKNFGNVVLIMFVTGPVQQTALEWRLLYGRIFKTVVILSTQADADLAVERGQLDQAYKYLPRIFERFNSTEGFLFLQDNTILNYWNLLQADKSKLWIANKVPTSRNMINGKDSSWFVKQADMVKKVVSTMPVHLQVNYKENGPTDQSIALCGSEVFYVPQRFIQDFIDLVDLVGDLDIHHKIAVPMFFMSMDLPQNFDTLLNKMVYKTGEPSTNLLKLYSAQVPAVHPLVVSSESDFIKLIRLMAAGDPLLMELV; encoded by the exons ATGATGGTTAATCAAGATCATTCATCTCCTAAACCTTCAAAACCCCATTTCTTGAAACACAAAGCTGCACATTATTCTGAGACTAAAAATCTTGACTTTTCCACATGGGTATCTGAGAACTCTGTGAAACTCACTGTTATTTCATTATTGACTCTTAGTGTGGCAGCCCTTTTTTATTTTCGTACTTCCAGTGTACCCTCCTCACTCCTATGCTTCCAGAATTCTCACCAAAGCCAAATTAAAAAACCAGAGTTACCAAAACTTGATCTTGATTCAGTAAAGCCAATTTTAGATAAGTCCTCTCCGTTTTCGTCGTTTCGCTCAGAGCAATGGATTGTTGTATCTGTATCAAATTACCCCTCCAGTTCACTCCAAAGTCTTGTTAGGTTAAAGGGTTGGCAAGTTCTTGCAATAGGCAATTCAAGAACCCCAAAAGATTGGAGCTTGAAAGGTGCAATTTTTTTTTCTCTGGAGCAACAAGCAAGTTTGGGGTTTAGAGTGGTGGATTTCCTTCCTTATGATTCGTATGTGAGGAAGAGCGTGGGGTATCTTTTTGCAATCCAACATGGTGCAAAGAGAATATTTGATGCTGATGATCGTGGGGAAGTGATTGGTGGGGATCTTGGGAAGCATTTTGATTTGGAATTGGATGGTGCCACTGCTAAGAAGCAAAGGATTTTGCAGTACAGTCTTGAGATTGAGAATAAGACTGTTGTCAATCCTTATATACATTTTGGGCAAAGGTCAGTTTGGCCTCGAGGATTGCCACTGGAAAGTGTTGGTTTTGTAAATCATGAAGAGTTCTATACTGAAGTGTCGGGAGGAAGGCAATACATACAACATGGAATATCAAATGGGCTACCTGATGTTGATTCAGTTTTTTATTCTACAAGAAAGACTGGGTCAGAAGCATTTGATATTATATTTGATGAACATGCCCCGAAAGTGGCATTGCCTCAAGGTCTAATGGTTCCTATCAATTCATTCAACACATTGTTTCACTATAATGCGTTTTGGTCGTTGATGCTCCCAGTGTCAGTCAGCACCATGGCTTCTGATGTCTTAAGAGGTTATTGGGCACAACGGTTGTTATGGGAGATTGGCAGCTTTGTTGTGATGTATCCTCCTACTCTACACAGGGATGACAATATTGAAGCATATCCATTTTCAGACGAAAAAGATTTGCATGTAAATGTGGGTCGCTTAATCAGATTTTTAGTTTCTTGGAAATCTGAAAAACAAAGGTTGTTTGAGAAAATCTTAGAATTGAGCCATTCAATGGCACTAGAAGGGTTTTGGAGCGAGAATGACGTCAAACTTACAGCTGCATGGTTGCAAGACTTGGCCGCTGTTGGGTATCAGCAGCCAAGACTGATGGCAGTACAGTTAGATCTGCAAAAGGCAGCTGTTAAACATGGAGATAAAAAGGAATTTGTCCCCCGAAAACTACCTTCTGTACATCTTGGGGCTGAGGAATCAGGTACAGTAAATTACGAAATTGGGAACTTGATAAGGTGGAGGAAGAATTTTGGCAATGTTGTGCTAATTATGTTTGTTACTGGGCCCGTGCAACAAACCGCATTAGAATGGAGATTGTTATATGGCAGGATCTTCAAAACTGTGGTTATACTGTCAACACAAGCTGATGCAGATCTTGCTGTTGAGCGTGGACAATTGGATCAAGCATACAA GTATCTTCCAAGGATATTCGAAAGATTTAATAGCACAGAAGGATTTCTCTTCCTACAGGACAATACAATCTTGAACTACTGGAACCTTTTGCAAGCCGACAAATCTAAGTTGTGGATCGCCAATAAG GTGCCTACATCTCGAAACATGATCAACGGGAAGGACTCCTCATGGTTTGTAAAGCAAGCAGATATGGTGAAGAAAGTAGTAAGCACAATGCCAGTTCACCTACAAGTCAATTACAAGGAGAATGGCCCAACTGACCAAAGCATCGCCTTGTGCGGCTCTGAGGTGTTCTATGTTCCTCAACGTTTCATTCAGGACTTTATTGATCTTGTAGACCTAGTTGGTGATCTGGATATACACCACAAAATTGCTGTACCCATGTTCTTCATGTCCATGGATTTACCTCAGAATTTTGATACCTTGCTGAATAAGATGGTTTATAAGACAGGAGAGCCATCTACCAATTTGTTAAAACTTTATTCAGCTCAAGTACCTGCTGTGCACCCATTGGTTGTCTCCAGTGAATCTGATTTTATTAAGTTGATAAGACTCATGGCAGCTGGTGATCCTTTGCTGatggaattggtttag